The window TGGATAATATAGCTATCATGGGTAAGGCTTTCGATGAATTCTTCTCTGTGTGCCAATTCTTCCTGAGTGGCCGCATCAATATAGCTGCGTTGCACCTTGACCACCGGGCTTTCGGTATATTGCAGGGGGTGTCCCAGGAAGTAAATGCAGATAATGGGCAGGGCCTTTTCTTCGGCTCCCTCGCCTGTCGTGTAGACATTATTGGGATCCTGATAATGACCGCCGAGATACTTGCGAAAGCGCATGATGTCGGTGGGCAGCTTTGCCTTTTGGATTTCGATCAGCACCAGTTTGCTGCTGCCGTCTGGTTGGAGGATGACAGCGGAAAAGTCGATGCGAAAGACGGTGAGGTTCAGGCCGATTTTCTTTCTGAACTCAGTGGGTTTGAGTTCCAGGCTTTCTATTTCCTGATCAAGGATTTTGGAGAGGATCAGCTTGGCGATGCGCATATCGCCCATCAGGAATTTGAAAACAACGTCGTATATGGGGTTGGCTACTCGCATGGTCGACCGGGTTGTTTGGTGTGTCTTGGGAAGTCGGGAGATGGTATAGTTAACGAACCATCAGGTAGATGCAGTATACTCGGTAATCGGGAAGGGGGCAATTGAGAGTTTGTCTGCGGGGGCTTGTGTTTCGTGTTCAGGAGGTGATGCAGGTTTTTTTTTGTGCATGAAGTGGATAATGGCTGACTCCACCAAGCCGCCGTGAATTTACCATAAATTACGGACAATTCAAGGGGCAACGATTAATCGAAAAGAGCCGGATTTGGTAACGATCAGGTGTGTTGACTGGTCAGCCTATTTTTTGATGTCAGGTTATTATATTTCTGCTTTAAATTCAATTTTTTCATTACCATATGTTGATTCTATCACCTTATGTATCCCGTGACCGGGGTTTGGCTCTTTAACTATTTTGACTAATTGACATTTTAACAAAATTTTCAAGTCATTATTAAGACTGACAGGTGTTCTGTGCATTTCAGCCATTAATTCTGAAAAAATAACTCGCTGCTTTTTACGTAAATATTGAACTATTCGTGTTCTCTCCGGCTTCAGGATCGCCATTAAATCGCTCGGCTCCACCCATACGATATTTTTTCGGGTTATCTTCTTTCCTTCATCAATTTCTTTGGCTGTTTCTTTGGCAGAAGCAAAGAAATTATTGATTGATCCGGATTTCAACTCTACACTCATTTTACGAACCCATTAATTTCCTGCTCGAATCGTTCCATCAATTCCTGATAACTGACGAAATCATCGACCTCAGATATTTCACCGAAATAGTGCCTATGGTGAAAGTTGTGCGAATTGTCGTAGCCAAGCACTCGACCATTGTCACCTGAGAATACTAAAGTCGCCCGCCCGAGCATCGCTACGAGATGACGGGGGTTGGTTCTCTCATCATCTCCACAAGAGAAGAGTACCTGATGTGAACAGACAGGGCAAGGATATCGCGGAGATAAAAACGCCCTGAATCATGCGACTCAGGGCGTTGTTGCCGGTGGAGAGGGGGGAGGTTATTTTTCAACGGCTTCTGCTCGGTATCAGCAGTGACGGAGAATCTGCATCAATTGCCCATTTTCGGTTGCAACAGTCGTGGCTTGCGATGCACAATCTTACGCCCGGAAGTTCTTTCAAATTCACGTAATGCTTTGCAAATACGCTTGAGGTCGTGACCGTATTTTTCAGCGTGCTCGCTACGAAAACGACGAATCTCAGCAACTATTGGATCTTCAATCATATCTCTTCTCCTAACTCCTCTGGGGAGCACAGAATCGGGCAGGTAAATCCATGTGTTTCAACAACCGACACGATCTTTTTCTTTGTTTGGGCGTTATTGATGTGCTTGAAATTCCATGTGAGCAAATAGTCAATACCTGCCGATGCCGCAAGACCTATATGCAGGGCATCTTCTTCGCTATTGACCGGAATAGCCCCTTGAGCAATTAATTCCTCAGCAACTGACAAGGCTTGATCAGATGTTTGCAGCAAAGGAAGACCTTCTGTGGCATTAATTCGCTGTTGCGCAGCATGTTCATCACTTTTGGAAATTTCCTTTATCACCAATGCAGAGATAAACAGCTCAAATTCTGTACGGTGGTTGTGCCACCAGCCTAACGTAATAGCCTGACGTGCAGTTATGACAACATCTCTATTTGGACGAGCGGTCAAGTAACTGATGACCGAAGATTCTATGTAGACGGATTCAACCATGAGGAAGTTTTTTCTTGTTTTTGAGTTTGGTTACTGACAACAAGTTTACTCTCCTGTAACGGGGTTGGAGACTGCATCTTGCCCGGTTGGAGGCGGAAGCGATGCTGCACAATTTCTTTCACAAGAGAATATTACCTGATGTAAGCAGACAGGGCAAGGATATGGCGGAGATAAAAGAAAGGCCCTGAATCATGCTTGACTCAGAGCCTTGTTTGTTAGTGTTGAGGGGAGAGGTTGTTTTCCTGGCGGCTCCTGCTTCGGTATCAACCGTGCCGGAGATCATCCGCACCTTAACGAAATTCGCGTCTTGGGCAAAGGATATGCTGCTGGGGGAGGCAATATTTCAAGTGCCATTTCTTTTCTGGTTTTGTCTGTTTCGGCGTGTACGCAACTGCTCTGTTCTCCTGCTCCAGAATGCAAGTTCCTGCTCACGAGACATGCCAGAAGTCAATGAAGCGACTCTTTCCGCACCTTTTCGTTTCCACTGAATACATTTCGGTTCATTCATCTTCATAAAAAATTACCGATGACGGAGGATAGATGTTGATCTCAAAGGAAGTGCGGACAGGCCGCTTTTGCTGGTGAGAGGGTCTGCCCCCTATTTTCCTCTTTCAATAGTCAGTCTGGTTCGTTCGATTGGCGGGTTGCCATTGTCTCAGTTGGGAAATTGTCGGAAGTTAATTTCTCACGAATAATTTTTCCATCCCGCCAGTACACGATTTCATTACCCATTGCCCTGTGGAGCAACAACGCGGACTTAACAGATTTTTTTGCCGTTTCTTCTATCCCCTGTTCAGTAAAGCTGGGATGTTCATTTCGTTTCATTATTAATCCTCTGCATACTCTCCCATTGTTTCTGTCGCTTCACAGTAACATTATACACCGCATTGCCCTCTGCAAAAGATATTTGATCCTTTTGAACATTAGCCGACTTGCTTCGATTGCTACGGCCTCCGGTTGAAATGCGGATAGCCCGGAAGCAATGATGTCTGCATTGACAAGCTCAGAGATTGCAAAATGCTTTTTAAGCAGATCAGGTCCGCATGTAGATTTTCCAGCTCCGTTCGGACCGGCGATAATTGCGACATGTCGCGACACGTTTTCCATGTATTCCTACAATGTCAAGGCGGGGCAGGCCGTTTTTGCTGGTGAGTGTTTCAGGGCTAATTGGGGTACGTCCCTTATTTACTCAGGAATACGGACAGCCGGCACGGGAACACGGACAGCCGGCACGGGAACACGGACAGCCGGCACGGGAACACGGACAGCCGGCACGGGAACACGGACAGCCGGCACGGGAACACGGACAGCCGGCACGGGAACACGGACAGCTGGCACGGGAACACGGACAACCGGCACGGGAACACGGACAGCCGGTGCTTGACTGGCAGAAGCAGCGGGAGGCTTAAAAAACAATAACAACGAAACAAGAAAAAGAACGATACACAGCCTTATCATATCTAATGATTGTTTTTGGATACCTGCCCCCTCGTGCTGCTCAATAAGTTGTAAAAAACTCATTCTTTCCTCCATAACTATTATTAGAACTTAAGATGTTAAAAATACCCGGGCAGGGAAAAAGGAGGGGTTCCCCCCCCCTACCAGAGTGTTTCGGGTTAAGCCTTGTAACAAATGTAGCAGACGAAAGATGAACAGAAG is drawn from Candidatus Electrothrix rattekaaiensis and contains these coding sequences:
- a CDS encoding type II toxin-antitoxin system VapC family toxin, encoding MVESVYIESSVISYLTARPNRDVVITARQAITLGWWHNHRTEFELFISALVIKEISKSDEHAAQQRINATEGLPLLQTSDQALSVAEELIAQGAIPVNSEEDALHIGLAASAGIDYLLTWNFKHINNAQTKKKIVSVVETHGFTCPILCSPEELGEEI